From the genome of Argentina anserina chromosome 4, drPotAnse1.1, whole genome shotgun sequence, one region includes:
- the LOC126792654 gene encoding receptor-like protein 4 produces the protein MSPLSFFLLLLHLAASVHSSSPLYGASFNIDCGSLTDSVDPFNTTWISDRFFTGGATSVVSEPLHFDHPQEKTLRYFPPSAGKKNCYVVPDLPSGRYLVRTFTVYDNYDGKSHPPSFDASVEGTLVFSWRSPWPEELTQSGAYSDLFVFVTDGEADVCFYSIATDSPVVGSLQIVQVDPASYDGGFVGKDYILVNYGRLSCGSRQFGPGFTNDTDKFSRSWQSDAQLRSPDTEKSSPVRTISTTNSISHTGDAPNYFPMKLYQSAITADGDGVLTYNLNVDAKLDYLLWFHFAEIDPKMNKVGDRVFDIIINDKNVTRVDIYKEVGSFRAYTWHYTVKNLSSVHLNVTLKAAAGSPIISGLENYAMVPADVATLPEQVVAMRALKDSLRVPDRMGWNGDPCAPTNWDAWEGVTCHHNKNETALVISQIDLGSQGLKGFISDQINLLLDLLSLNLSSNSLEGKIPIGLGQKTLQRLDLSDNQLTGSIPESLTSSNLQLVLLNNNLLEGRVPEQLYSIGVHGGAIDLYGNKGLCGVPSLPDCPLFWENGGLSVKGKIGIGISCGVILCLMLLVLYIIYVRRRRNDYDFGFPHDLIPLGAKTNRYHRQKSIAVLEMESQHAKADLQPLRTPRG, from the exons ATGTCGCCCCtctccttcttcctcctcctcctccacctcgcCGCCTCCGTCCACTCCTCCTCCCCCTTATACG GAGCCTCGTTTAACATAGATTGCGGCAGCCTCACTGACTCCGTCGACCCCTTCAACACCACGTGGATCTCCGACAGGTTCTTCACCGGCGGCGCCACCTCCGTCGTCTCCGAGCCTCTCCACTTCGACCACCCCCAGGAGAAGACCCTCCGCTACTTCCCGCCCTCCGCCGGCAAAAAGAACTGCTACGTTGTTCCCGATTTGCCCTCCGGCAGGTACCTGGTGCGCACATTCACCGTTTATGACAATTACGACGGCAAGTCGCACCCGCCGTCGTTCGACGCCTCCGTCGAGGGGACTCTCGTCTTCAGCTGGCGCTCGCCGTGGCCGGAGGAGCTCACGCAGTCCGGCGCTTACTCCGATCTCTTTGTATTCGTCACCGACGGCGAGGCCGATGTCTGCTTCTACAGTATCGCCACCGACTCTCCCGTCGTCGGATCGCTGCAGATTGTGCAGGTCGATCCGGCGTCGTACGACGGCGGCTTCGTCGGCAAGGACTACATTCTCGTCAATTACGGAAGGCTGAGCTGCGGCTCACGTCAGTTCGGTCCAGGCTTCACTAACGACACCGACAAGTTCAGCCGCTCGTGGCAGTCCGACGCTCAGCTCCGGTCACCTGACACCGAGAAGAGCTCGCCGGTCAGAACCATTTCCACGACGAACTCAATTTCACACACCGGAGACGCCCCCAATTACTTTCCGATGAAGCTTTACCAATCGGCGATCACGGCCGACGGCGATGGAGTCTTGACTTACAATTTGAATGTGGATGCTAAGCTTGATTACTTGCTGTGGTTTCATTTCGCCGAAATCGATCCGAAAATGAACAAAGTAGGGGATAGAGTGTTTGATATCATCATCAATGACAAGAATGTGACTCGAGTCGACATTTACAAGGAGGTGGGGAGTTTCAGGGCCTATACTTGGCATTATACTGTGAAGAATTTGAGCAGTGTGCACTTAAATGTGACGCTTAAGGCCGCGGCTGGTTCTCCGATTATCAGTGGGCTAGAGAACTATGCTATGGTTCCGGCGGATGTGGCCACGCTGCCGGAACAAG TTGTTGCAATGAGAGCTTTGAAGGATTCGTTGCGTGTTCCTGATAGGATGGGGTGGAACGGCGACCCTTGTGCTCCTACTAATTGGGATGCTTGGGAGGGTGTTACGTgccaccacaataaaaatgaaaCTGCTCTTGTGATATCTCAAAT TGATCTTGGAAGCCAAGGCTTGAAAGGGTTTATCAGTGATCAGATCAACCTATTGTTGGACTTGCTAAGCTT GAATTTAAGTTCTAATTCACTGGAGGGCAAAATACCAATAGGGCTGGGCCAAAAAACTCTACAAAGGCT GGATCTGTCTGACAATCAGTTAACTGGTTCAATACCAGAAAGCTTAACTTCTTCaaatctccagcttgt GTTATTGAACAACAACTTATTGGAAGGCCGAGTGCCAGAGCAGCTGTATTCAATTGGAGTGCACGGCGGTGCAATTGA TCTCTATGGAAACAAAGGTTTATGTGGTGTTCCATCGTTGCCGGATTGTCCTTTGTTTTGGGAAAATGGAGGCTTATCTGTGAAGGGCAAAATTGGAATAGGCATATCTTGTGGTGTTATCCTCTGTTTGATGCTGTTGGTGTTGTACATAATCTATGTCCGAAGGCGTAGGAATGATTATGACTTCGGTTTTCCTCATGACTTAATAC CACTTGGTGCCAAGACAAACAGGTATCACAGACAGAAGTCCATAGCTGTTCTTGAAATGGAGAGCCAACATGCCAAGGCTGATCTACAACCTTTACGAACTCCCCGAGGCTAG